In the Anolis sagrei isolate rAnoSag1 chromosome 1, rAnoSag1.mat, whole genome shotgun sequence genome, CTGTAGCTAATTTAAATACCTGTAAGTTAAATACATGGTGATCCAGATAGTTCAATGCTTTTGGCTTATGTTTCATAATTTGACCTTCAAAAGACTTGGCATATAATATTCCTGGTATAGCTTTTTGTTGTTTAGTGTTACAGGCAATCAAATATAgaattgtttttgtgttgtttttatgtgTTCATGTGAGCTTGCATTGGTGATGGAGGGTTGGTGTTGACTTCAAGTGGCTGATTGAATGGATGTTGTCATTCCAGTTGCCTGATCTAAAAGATGCAGAAGCAATCCAGAAGTTCTTCCTTGAAGAGATCCAGCTAGGCGAGGAACTACTAGCACAAGGTTGTTGCAAATTATCTTAGAGGAATGAGAAAGTTAAATGCTTTGCCATAGAAAAAATACTGGGGCTACTTTTATTGAAAACCTTTGCTCCTGTAATGGATTAATAGAAATGAGCAAAACCTTATCTGGGTTGATGCAGAGATATAACTTGGTAAAATACCTAAGAATGACTTATATTTAGAAATATGTCTTAAAAGTCAGAAATACCAGTTGCTAAATAGATACgttcatttatgtttttaatgctaCGAGGTATCTTAAGTATATGCAAACATGTTTAGGAATGATTTCTAACCAGATTTTTTCTGTTACATAAGAACTATATTAGGTTGCCAGTGTTCTTACAAATATGTTGGCATGTTGATTTCAGTTCTCTTTGAAAACATAAAGCCAAATCTTATTAACTAAAAAAATGAAGCCTAAAACACCCTTTTTGGATgggtgttttatttattatttttttgcagatTTGTGGGCATAGCTcaatattttgtttgcttttcaacATTAGTTTTTATTCTAGATcaaagaaagttcttcctaataggtAATTAAAATTCTGTGTGACATACTTGCTTTTTGTACAGGAGAATATGAAAAGGGTGTTGATCATTTGACAAATGCTGTTGCTGTTTGTGGACAACCACAGCAGTTACTACAAGTTCTACAACAGACTCTTCCACCACCAGTTTTCCAGATGCTTCTTACTAAAATTCCAACAATTAGCCAGGTAAGAAACATTGACATCTGCATCATTTTATAagctttgaaaaaatattttctcttagTAATGTTGACAGTAGCTGGTCctctttatttataaatattcatAGACTGATAAATCAATCTGAAACTCTTCTAGATAGTGATTCATGAATATGATAAAGTGAGCTGTAGTCTGTGAAATCTTATGCTGGAATAGATTTAAGGTTTCAGTGATTCTTAGCACTATTGAAGTAAACATAACCAACACAGCTATTTGCAGTGGaaaataccatatttcttcaGTTGTAAGATGTACCCTAATTTCAGCACAACCACTGCCAACAAAAATGCACAAGATTCActtatgattctaagatgcactccaTTTTTGGAGGTGTTTATATAGGGAAaaggtgtgtcttagaattgaggAAATACCGTAAGATTCCAAGTAACTGTAATGCCCAAGAAGCATGCCCAAAATTGCAATCTTACAAATTTAGTGCAGGGTGGTTTTGCTTAGTTCCCATAAAAAGTATCCAAATCACATTGGAAAGCACTTGCAGCATTCAGTTTGTATATGCAATGTAGTCAGGATGAGGCAGGTAGAGACTTTATTGAGTAGTGGGATATACTTCTCAAAATGAGTCCTTTTCTGCTTGTGCCTTGATATTCCTTGACCATTTCTAGATTGAACATGTATTGAGGTTGCTGTTCAAAATTGAAGAGATGTCAGTCTGCCTGCAGCAGTCCACCTGACTCCCATTAGTACTAAGAAAGCTGCATTGGCTCACCAATTTCATTTCTTGGTGCAAGTCATAGTGCAAACTTGGATTACTGGAAGTTCTTCATGAATTAGGGATGCTTCCATAGAGTCTTCTCCCTATATGCTCAAGTCATCAAGACAGCCTGCTTTCAGTGTCAGCAGTGTCTAGTACTAGGCTGACTAGAATAACTGGTGCTGAGTTCTTGATAGCAAATCTCTCTTGGAACACTTTAAGCCTCAGCTCCTCACCATCACCAGCGTATTGCCGTATTTAGATAAGTGAAGTGACTGTTATCCACCAGACTTTGAAGGACAACAGGTTGTGGAGAACTTCTAGAAGTGTGTCTATGTAGAATATGTTAAGGAGGTAACTTTCAACGATTAAACCATAAAATATTGATAGTAGAAACCTGTGCAAGGTTAGCTGCCAGGTTCTCAATGAATAGGAAATTCACCTTTCAAGAAAAAATATTGCTCTAAaagttttcaaatgttttctttttcagagAATTGTAAGTGCGCAGTGCTTGGCTGAAGATGATGTGGAATGAGAAATCTCATCAGGAAGTTACAGTGAATCCTTAGCCCAATAGATGAGCATTACggggggaggaggggaagcaGAATAAAGGAGCAAGCGTAATAGTCATAATGGACTGTATACCATATTTCAACCTGCCAGAGTGAATTTGAACTCTAGGTAGGTTGGTTTGGCTGGACTTTATTTATTATCTAgtgcaaaatgtattttgataAATTCATTTTATAAACACACCATGTTGAGTTATAAAAAGTATCATTACTCTCATTTATTACCAATACGGTTGTAACATTGTACATATATAAAAAAGATGTAAAACTGCAACAGAAAATGATCCCATGCTCATTTTTGAAAAACAGAAAGCTAAGGCATTAAAAACTTACCTGTGCTTCTGTCTGTGTGTTTCTTACTCAGATATCAAAGGAGTGTAATGGGGTACTTGGAGATTTCAGTATACCCTGGAAGTCATTCATGATTATTCTGTAACTTGAGCCCGTGGAAAACAAAAGTAGAAATTGTGGGATTCATGATCAACTTCATATAGTTCTCTCTACTTGGATGTACAGAGTTCCTAAGGCAGcttgttattatgtgccttcaagttaaccCCTCAGTagaggtttcttggcaagactgattgccttcctttgaggctgagagaatgtgacttgttcaCTGTCacctaaggtgcatctacactgaacaaTTAGTTCAGTTTGAcactctttaactgccatgttgtggaatcatggaagGGTACAGTGGTTCATGgcatcaaaagctgctgagaagtCAAACAGACCTAGATATTTCACCTCTTCCAGGAATCCCTGAAGTTGAATCCCATATAGTCCAGTAGCTTCCCTCAAAATGTAGTAAAAGTGAGGGAAAGGGTTTTTTTCAGAAGAGGTATCACCTTGGCATACTTCTGGTGTGCTCAGACTCTGCTTTGTTGGAACAAGGCAATTACTTCTTTTATCCACCTAGTTGGTCTTCTAGTATGTTTCATTAGCCAGGAAGGGTGAGGGTTTagtacagtgcttctcaaccagtgagtccccagatgttttgaccttcaactcccagatatcttaacagctggtaaatggctGGAATTTCTAGAAATTgcaggtcaaaacatctggaga is a window encoding:
- the TOMM20 gene encoding mitochondrial import receptor subunit TOM20 homolog, producing the protein MMAMGGKSSAIAAGLCGALFIGYCIYFDRKRRSDPNFKNRLRERRRKQKLAKERAGLSKLPDLKDAEAIQKFFLEEIQLGEELLAQGEYEKGVDHLTNAVAVCGQPQQLLQVLQQTLPPPVFQMLLTKIPTISQRIVSAQCLAEDDVE